The region TATGTTAGTAGCTCAGTCAGATGAGCTAAATATAATCTTAGCTATAGTTATACTTCTAATAGCAGCTATAACAGGGGATTCTCTTAATTATTATCTCGGGCGTAAAGTAGGAATGCGTTTGACGGAAATAAGATTGTTTGGAAAACAATTGGTAAAAGAAGAACACCTAGATAAAACACATTCATTCTATGAGAAATATGGGGAACGCACTATCGTTATCGCTCGCTTTGTTCCTATCGTTAGAACATTGGCACCTTTTGTTGCAGGTATAGGGAAGATGCGTTATAGTATTTTTATGACTTATAATGTAGTAGGGGGAATAGTATGGGTATTAGGACTTACTTTAGCAGGGTATTTCTTAGGTAATATCCCTTTCGTTAAGGATAACTTC is a window of Myroides oncorhynchi DNA encoding:
- a CDS encoding DedA family protein; this encodes MELLDYLFHIDKYLHLFIEQYGTWLYVILFLIIFVETGLVVMPFLPGDSLLFATGMLVAQSDELNIILAIVILLIAAITGDSLNYYLGRKVGMRLTEIRLFGKQLVKEEHLDKTHSFYEKYGERTIVIARFVPIVRTLAPFVAGIGKMRYSIFMTYNVVGGIVWVLGLTLAGYFLGNIPFVKDNFSKIVLLIIVVSVLPIVYEFIKAKLQKEKVV